One window of the Leptotrichia massiliensis genome contains the following:
- a CDS encoding exopolysaccharide biosynthesis polyprenyl glycosylphosphotransferase, producing the protein MAVSGMKKNYSYLFGILTILMYFIGLLLVNRGLGFTNVIVIVFSMIIYYVANIYNMAGRYKLRDIVIIIGINFILVMITTFLRIFILNEAIILFGLITMFQIIYRYIIMIGLAEKQKIVFVGQNGYTQDLLESIKKDRQYKLSDFLKEEKTMDTLTEKLLNLCENKKVDIIVDFTSNLLYDTKLVDKLLQYKLGGIQYYNYLEFYEIYENKLPVSNLSPKWFLENTGFEIYYNSFNLKAKRILDIIFALLIGVCVIPIMIVAAIIIKLESKGPIFFIQERIGEGNKPFKIVKFRSMTTDAEKDGPKWATKNDNRVTKFGKFMRLTRIDELPQLWNVLRGEMSFVGPRPEREFFIKQLEKEIMYYNLRHTVKPGLTGWAQVMYPYGASIEDAYRKLQYDLYYIKNHDILFDVKILLKTVTIVIFGKGR; encoded by the coding sequence ATGGCAGTAAGCGGGATGAAAAAAAATTATTCCTATTTGTTTGGGATATTGACTATTTTAATGTATTTTATAGGACTATTACTTGTAAATCGGGGACTTGGATTTACAAATGTTATTGTGATTGTTTTTTCAATGATAATTTATTATGTGGCGAATATTTACAATATGGCAGGAAGATATAAATTACGGGATATTGTGATTATTATTGGAATTAACTTTATTCTTGTTATGATTACGACATTTTTACGTATTTTCATTCTGAATGAGGCGATAATTCTGTTTGGGCTGATTACGATGTTTCAAATTATTTATCGTTATATTATAATGATTGGGCTAGCCGAAAAGCAAAAAATCGTTTTTGTTGGACAAAATGGATATACACAGGATTTACTCGAAAGCATAAAGAAAGATCGTCAGTATAAATTATCAGACTTTTTAAAAGAAGAAAAGACTATGGATACTTTAACAGAAAAATTATTGAATTTATGTGAAAATAAAAAAGTTGATATAATTGTCGATTTTACAAGCAATCTTTTATATGATACAAAGCTTGTAGATAAACTTTTGCAGTATAAACTTGGAGGAATACAGTATTATAACTATCTGGAATTTTATGAAATATACGAAAATAAATTGCCAGTTTCAAACTTGAGTCCAAAATGGTTTTTGGAAAATACAGGATTTGAAATTTACTACAACAGTTTTAATTTGAAGGCAAAACGTATTCTTGATATAATTTTCGCACTTTTAATCGGAGTTTGTGTAATTCCAATTATGATTGTTGCTGCAATAATAATAAAACTGGAATCAAAAGGACCGATATTCTTTATACAGGAAAGAATTGGGGAAGGAAATAAGCCATTTAAAATAGTAAAATTTCGTTCAATGACAACTGATGCTGAAAAAGATGGACCAAAATGGGCTACAAAAAACGACAACCGTGTCACAAAATTTGGAAAATTTATGCGTCTTACAAGAATTGACGAATTGCCACAACTATGGAATGTGCTGCGTGGAGAAATGAGCTTTGTAGGACCACGTCCAGAAAGAGAATTTTTTATAAAACAGCTGGAAAAGGAAATTATGTACTACAATTTAAGACATACTGTAAAACCAGGGCTTACTGGCTGGGCACAAGTTATGTATCCGTATGGAGCGAGTATTGAAGATGCTTACAGAAAATTGCAGTATGACTTGTATTATATAAAAAATCACGATATTTTGTTTGATGTGAAGATATTGTTAAAGACAGTTACGATTGTAATTTTTGGAAAAGGGAGATAA
- the smc gene encoding chromosome segregation protein SMC produces the protein MYLKALELTGFKSFANRTVVEFDNGITSIVGPNGSGKSNILDAILWVLGEQSYKNIRAKESSDIIFSGGKNKKPKSMAEVSLIIDNGDRYLDVDFSEVKITRRIFKTGENEYLINNKKSRLKDIHNLFMDTGIGKQAYSIIGQGRVERIIGSSPKELKEIIEEAAGVKRAKTEKEDSEKKLQDLKNEIEKIDYVEKELKLRVDYLKDEQAKARLFKEYTKKIDVQRFMVLEYNVNEKSSLKYEYEEKSQEIQKELEKSEKNFSEKQAELQRTNEIREELYKNLESQKNENSENFKNLETLKDEHSKLVNQNSNLETEANEKAKRKDILEKDIAEKEEILNKSRNELELITKDLIEKEKEKAEWEAKVGELKQKSDKITLELRERAQKNSNFEVDKIKVAGENEDLEKRVLAAKTENKRHIAEKNIVESEFNKINEEKQTFEIQKSENEKQKLEKELKIQKLNEKTEELRKEYSGINKQKNEISYKLQNFEVKQKAISDAIEKNETFNRSIKHILNEKIDGVIGAFVNLIDVPVGFEEAVQTLSGGMFQDIVVKDSEIGKKCIGILKERKLGRASFLPIENIRVSKMNDFLPTIDDVSWQSDFKNKMSEEEIQNIISSTKGKNGIIDFARNIVKIDKKFVNKNIEKVIQFVYGNSVVVENLEVGTQLLKKGFNDRIVTLEGDIITSRGRMTGGHSFRGKDEIFERKKELKHLESELEKNRNNFGELENKLSKIVLEAEKVESERTEIEKLFENFKNEYQVFNENYDDFNIKFSRKQREINTLNYEISENEKFILEKETKIKENLELIQKIEKNIEENNLKIENLNQDLKNFENIDEFIQKLNAADRDYEILKVRTDNNKNRFAEIESDYKKLLNEKAELAEFEKKREMLGKELSVKISHKKDEISENEKLNKNILGEIQKIEKYIHEIEEKERKFISEIKDIEVNMLKHKNDYEKIIEKITRNESELEFQLAEFKELENEEILENEEYFEIADENELMATKKKLAVNERSRTDIGVVNLGSIEEFEHENERYQNIAAQKKDLLESREALLGFIQEIEEEVTSKFFIAYEQINKNFQYMCETILNGAKGLIKMTDPENLLTTGLELSVKYKNKPEQTLLLLSGGEKSMLAVSFIMAIFMFKPSPFTFFDEIEAALDEKNTKKIVELLHQFIDKSQFILITHNKETMKGSHRLYGVTMNKEIGETKIVSVDV, from the coding sequence ATGTACTTAAAAGCATTGGAGCTGACAGGGTTTAAATCATTTGCGAATAGGACTGTTGTGGAGTTTGATAATGGGATTACTTCCATTGTTGGGCCTAACGGGAGTGGAAAGAGTAATATTCTGGATGCTATTTTGTGGGTTTTGGGAGAGCAGAGTTATAAGAACATACGGGCGAAAGAGAGTTCGGATATTATTTTTTCTGGCGGGAAGAATAAGAAGCCAAAGTCTATGGCGGAAGTCAGTCTTATTATTGATAACGGGGATAGATATCTGGATGTAGATTTTTCAGAAGTTAAGATTACTCGAAGGATTTTTAAGACTGGAGAAAACGAGTATCTAATAAATAACAAGAAATCTAGGCTTAAAGACATTCATAATCTATTTATGGATACTGGGATTGGAAAGCAGGCTTACTCGATAATTGGGCAAGGGCGTGTAGAGAGAATTATTGGCTCTTCTCCAAAGGAGTTAAAGGAGATTATTGAAGAGGCGGCTGGAGTCAAAAGGGCTAAAACTGAAAAAGAAGATTCTGAGAAAAAGTTGCAGGATTTGAAAAATGAAATTGAAAAAATTGATTATGTAGAAAAGGAATTAAAGCTACGAGTTGACTATTTGAAGGATGAACAGGCTAAGGCCAGGCTGTTTAAGGAATATACAAAAAAGATTGATGTTCAAAGGTTTATGGTACTGGAATACAATGTCAATGAAAAAAGTTCGCTAAAATATGAGTATGAGGAAAAAAGTCAGGAAATACAGAAAGAATTAGAAAAAAGTGAAAAGAATTTTTCAGAAAAACAGGCGGAACTCCAAAGAACTAATGAAATTCGGGAAGAATTGTACAAAAATCTGGAAAGTCAAAAAAATGAAAATAGCGAAAACTTTAAAAATTTGGAAACTTTAAAAGATGAGCATTCAAAGCTAGTGAATCAAAATTCCAATTTGGAAACGGAAGCCAATGAAAAAGCTAAGAGAAAAGATATTTTGGAAAAGGATATTGCTGAAAAAGAAGAGATTTTAAATAAGTCTAGAAATGAGCTTGAGCTTATAACAAAGGATTTGATTGAAAAAGAAAAGGAAAAGGCTGAGTGGGAAGCAAAAGTTGGAGAATTGAAGCAGAAAAGTGATAAAATAACACTTGAACTGAGAGAACGGGCACAAAAGAACTCTAATTTTGAAGTGGATAAAATAAAAGTCGCTGGAGAAAATGAGGATTTGGAAAAAAGAGTTTTGGCTGCGAAAACTGAAAATAAAAGGCATATCGCTGAGAAAAATATTGTAGAATCCGAGTTTAACAAAATAAATGAAGAAAAACAGACTTTTGAAATACAAAAATCAGAAAATGAGAAGCAGAAACTTGAAAAAGAGCTGAAAATTCAGAAACTCAATGAAAAAACAGAGGAACTTAGAAAGGAATATTCTGGAATTAATAAACAGAAAAATGAGATTAGTTACAAACTTCAGAATTTTGAGGTTAAACAAAAGGCGATTTCAGATGCTATTGAGAAAAATGAAACTTTTAATCGAAGCATAAAGCATATTCTGAATGAAAAAATTGATGGAGTAATTGGTGCTTTTGTTAATTTGATTGATGTTCCAGTGGGATTTGAGGAAGCGGTACAAACTTTATCTGGTGGAATGTTTCAGGATATTGTCGTAAAAGACAGTGAAATTGGGAAAAAGTGTATTGGAATCTTGAAGGAAAGAAAGCTGGGAAGAGCTTCATTTTTGCCGATTGAAAATATTCGTGTTTCTAAAATGAATGATTTCCTGCCTACAATTGATGATGTTTCGTGGCAAAGCGACTTTAAAAATAAAATGTCAGAAGAGGAAATTCAAAATATAATTTCAAGCACAAAAGGAAAAAATGGAATTATTGATTTTGCAAGGAATATTGTGAAAATTGATAAAAAATTTGTAAATAAAAATATAGAAAAAGTTATTCAGTTTGTGTATGGAAATTCAGTTGTTGTGGAAAATCTGGAAGTTGGAACACAGCTTTTGAAAAAAGGATTTAATGACAGAATTGTTACGCTTGAAGGGGATATTATCACTTCTCGCGGGAGAATGACGGGAGGGCATTCGTTTAGGGGTAAGGATGAAATTTTCGAGAGAAAAAAGGAATTGAAACATCTGGAAAGTGAACTTGAGAAAAATCGAAATAATTTTGGTGAACTTGAGAATAAACTGTCTAAAATTGTTTTGGAAGCTGAAAAAGTTGAGTCAGAAAGGACAGAAATAGAAAAATTATTTGAGAATTTTAAAAATGAATATCAGGTGTTTAATGAAAACTACGATGATTTTAATATTAAATTTAGTCGAAAACAGCGGGAAATTAATACTTTGAACTATGAAATTTCTGAAAATGAGAAATTTATTTTGGAAAAAGAAACTAAAATAAAGGAAAATCTTGAGTTAATTCAAAAAATCGAAAAAAATATTGAAGAAAATAATCTTAAAATTGAAAATTTGAATCAAGATTTGAAAAATTTTGAAAATATTGATGAATTTATTCAGAAACTGAATGCTGCCGACAGAGATTATGAAATTTTGAAAGTTAGAACAGATAATAATAAAAATCGTTTTGCAGAAATTGAGTCTGATTATAAGAAGCTTTTGAATGAGAAAGCAGAACTGGCTGAATTTGAAAAGAAAAGGGAAATGTTAGGAAAGGAATTATCTGTAAAAATTTCTCATAAAAAAGATGAAATTTCTGAAAATGAGAAATTAAATAAGAATATTTTAGGCGAAATTCAAAAAATTGAAAAATATATTCATGAAATTGAAGAAAAAGAGCGAAAATTTATTAGTGAAATCAAAGATATTGAAGTAAATATGTTAAAACATAAAAATGACTATGAAAAAATCATTGAAAAAATAACACGAAACGAAAGTGAGCTCGAGTTTCAGCTGGCTGAATTTAAGGAACTGGAAAATGAAGAAATTCTTGAAAACGAGGAATATTTTGAAATTGCTGATGAGAATGAGCTGATGGCGACAAAGAAAAAACTGGCAGTAAATGAGAGAAGCAGAACTGACATTGGAGTAGTGAATCTTGGCTCAATTGAAGAATTTGAGCATGAAAATGAGCGGTATCAGAATATTGCCGCACAGAAAAAAGATTTACTCGAAAGCCGAGAAGCATTGCTTGGGTTTATTCAGGAAATTGAAGAGGAAGTTACAAGTAAATTTTTTATAGCTTATGAACAAATAAATAAAAATTTTCAGTATATGTGTGAAACTATTTTAAATGGAGCAAAAGGGCTGATTAAAATGACAGATCCTGAAAACTTGCTTACAACTGGCTTGGAACTTAGTGTAAAATATAAAAATAAGCCGGAACAGACTTTACTTTTACTTTCAGGTGGGGAAAAATCAATGCTTGCAGTATCCTTTATAATGGCAATCTTTATGTTTAAGCCGAGTCCATTTACTTTCTTTGATGAAATTGAGGCGGCACTGGATGAAAAAAATACAAAAAAAATTGTAGAGCTTCTGCATCAGTTTATTGACAAATCGCAGTTTATATTAATTACTCATAATAAGGAAACAATGAAGGGTTCTCATAGACTTTATGGGGTTACGATGAATAAGGAAATTGGGGAAACTAAAATTGTTTCGGTGGACGTGTAA
- a CDS encoding alpha/beta hydrolase, with amino-acid sequence MLKKLLGLVAIFLLSVIGFADVDISQIASDYPYKDSAIAATVLGTPADQQYKFKNPKGPKVRKFTTTKKIPEILRQWKDYEYGVWTQKGKKAPLMIIISGTGSLYNSGMSLYLANVFYDKGYNVIAFSSPTTMPYIVSQSKNTYAGYIKDETTQMYSLISQAISKEKGDGMKIDKTYIGGYSLGGFQSLLLHELDEKNNRRIGINKSLLLNSPISILTATQNLDNFLVKNGIYDARSLEKYMDTIFSRLMYDDTIKIKDIEFSNLTTSLGKLGLGEKDFEVLTGLLFRFYSANMTFAGEVFSGRNATGRLSDKKSYKRFDSVSKEFREGLSVAFDEYAKEILYPYLKKNRNPNLDFNEFVEEFDLKHSQDFINRNNKNIIFITSTNDVLYSSQDLDYIENTFSNKVLIPFGGHTGVLWHKDVANLMVDKLEEN; translated from the coding sequence ATGTTAAAAAAATTATTAGGTTTAGTAGCAATATTTTTGTTATCAGTTATAGGTTTTGCTGATGTAGATATTTCACAGATAGCGAGTGATTATCCATATAAAGATAGTGCAATAGCGGCAACAGTTCTTGGAACACCTGCTGATCAGCAGTACAAATTTAAAAACCCAAAGGGTCCAAAAGTTAGAAAATTTACGACAACCAAAAAGATTCCTGAAATATTAAGACAATGGAAGGATTATGAGTATGGTGTATGGACTCAAAAAGGTAAAAAAGCACCACTTATGATTATAATTTCAGGAACAGGTTCACTTTATAACAGTGGAATGTCACTTTATTTAGCAAATGTTTTTTATGACAAGGGATACAATGTAATTGCATTTAGCTCACCAACAACAATGCCTTATATTGTAAGTCAAAGTAAAAATACATATGCAGGGTATATAAAAGATGAAACGACACAAATGTATTCTTTGATAAGTCAGGCTATTTCAAAAGAAAAAGGCGATGGAATGAAAATTGATAAAACTTATATCGGCGGTTACAGTTTAGGTGGTTTTCAGTCACTTTTACTTCATGAACTTGATGAAAAAAATAATAGAAGAATTGGAATTAACAAATCATTATTATTAAATTCACCAATTAGTATTTTAACTGCAACACAGAATTTAGACAATTTTTTGGTGAAAAATGGAATTTACGATGCTAGAAGTTTGGAAAAATATATGGATACAATATTTAGCAGACTTATGTATGATGACACAATAAAAATAAAAGATATAGAATTTTCAAACTTAACTACTTCATTAGGAAAATTAGGACTTGGAGAAAAAGATTTTGAAGTATTGACAGGGCTATTATTTCGATTTTATTCAGCTAATATGACTTTTGCTGGAGAAGTGTTCAGCGGTAGAAACGCAACTGGTAGACTTTCAGATAAAAAATCTTACAAACGTTTTGATTCTGTTTCAAAAGAATTTAGAGAAGGTTTGTCTGTTGCATTTGATGAATATGCAAAAGAAATTTTGTATCCATATTTGAAGAAAAATAGAAATCCTAATCTTGATTTTAATGAATTTGTAGAAGAATTTGATTTAAAACATAGTCAAGATTTTATAAATAGAAATAATAAAAATATTATATTTATAACATCTACAAATGATGTACTGTATTCGAGTCAGGATTTAGATTATATAGAAAATACATTTTCAAATAAAGTTCTGATACCGTTTGGTGGACATACAGGTGTTTTATGGCATAAAGATGTGGCAAATTTAATGGTAGATAAATTGGAGGAAAATTAG
- a CDS encoding MlaA family lipoprotein translates to MAQKNKLLMFGTILIVATIGHSKMLEIKNENTIMFIEENEKEVNDDLFVEFVDGKIAETPDKNIDLVSQTNIKTKKNKVDKNKYIAFEQDGYGILAANLEELDEDYIASSQVFQLTGINDSLEPFNRRMYAFNTQLDRKVLYPASRVYAAVVPKPIRKGISNFYNNFSEIPTFVNSLLQLKPGKAVNALGRFVVNSTVGILGVADVAKNMGMKRDPETMGDTLGHYGVGTGSYLVLPMFGPSNIRDAIGTGIDTVTEGAVRGVAEEKLFFDTGVFDKTVYGFTRPVVTGLNARSMLSMRYGDLNSPFEYDLVRALYHNYRKIQVVK, encoded by the coding sequence ATGGCACAAAAAAATAAATTATTAATGTTTGGAACAATTTTGATTGTTGCAACAATTGGACATTCTAAAATGTTGGAAATTAAGAATGAAAATACAATAATGTTTATCGAAGAAAATGAAAAGGAAGTAAATGATGACCTTTTTGTAGAATTCGTTGATGGAAAAATAGCAGAAACGCCTGATAAAAATATTGATTTGGTTTCACAAACGAATATAAAAACGAAAAAAAATAAAGTTGATAAAAATAAATACATTGCTTTTGAGCAAGATGGTTATGGAATATTGGCGGCAAATTTGGAAGAATTGGATGAAGATTACATTGCTTCAAGTCAAGTATTCCAGTTAACAGGTATAAATGACTCATTAGAGCCATTTAATCGGAGAATGTACGCTTTTAATACACAGCTTGATAGAAAAGTACTTTATCCAGCTTCACGTGTTTATGCAGCAGTTGTTCCAAAACCAATAAGAAAGGGAATTTCAAATTTCTATAACAATTTTAGTGAAATACCAACATTTGTAAATTCACTGTTACAGCTAAAACCTGGAAAAGCAGTAAATGCACTTGGAAGATTTGTTGTAAATTCAACAGTAGGAATACTAGGGGTAGCGGATGTTGCTAAAAATATGGGAATGAAAAGAGATCCTGAAACAATGGGAGACACATTAGGACATTATGGGGTTGGAACAGGTTCTTATCTAGTATTGCCAATGTTTGGACCAAGTAATATAAGAGATGCAATTGGAACAGGAATAGACACGGTAACAGAAGGTGCAGTAAGAGGTGTAGCTGAAGAAAAACTGTTTTTTGATACGGGAGTTTTTGATAAAACAGTTTATGGATTTACAAGACCAGTTGTAACAGGACTGAATGCACGTTCTATGCTTAGTATGAGATATGGGGATTTGAATTCTCCGTTTGAATATGATTTAGTGAGAGCTCTTTATCATAATTACAGAAAAATACAAGTTGTGAAATAA
- the glyA gene encoding serine hydroxymethyltransferase — MSHIKDVDLEVYNAIVEEEKRQEEGIELIASENFVSKAVMEAAGSVFTNKYAEGYPEKRYYGGCANADVVESLAIERLKKIFGAKYANVQPHSGSQANMGVYVALLEAGDKILGMSLSAGGHLTHGYKINFSGKNYIGLEYGLNPETELIDYEAVREIALREKPKMIVAGASAYSRIIDFKKFREIADEIGAYLMVDMAHIAGLVAAGLHPNPIEYADVVTSTTHKTLRGPRGGIILTNNEEIAKKIDKTIFPGIQGGPLVHIIAAKAVAFKEALSPEYKKYQEQVAKNAKILSEELVKGGLRIVSGGTDNHLMLVDLRPMGVTGKLAEAKLEEAGITCNKNAIPNDPEKPFVTSGIRLGTPAITARGFKEEETKQVAQFILTVLENINDSEKITQVKEQVLKLTEKFPLYKNK, encoded by the coding sequence ATGAGTCACATAAAAGATGTGGATTTAGAAGTGTACAATGCAATTGTGGAAGAGGAAAAAAGACAGGAGGAAGGAATTGAGCTGATTGCTTCTGAAAATTTTGTTTCAAAGGCTGTGATGGAGGCCGCAGGTTCTGTATTTACAAATAAATATGCAGAAGGTTACCCTGAAAAGAGATATTACGGTGGATGTGCAAATGCTGATGTTGTAGAAAGCCTTGCAATTGAAAGATTGAAAAAAATATTTGGGGCAAAATATGCAAACGTGCAGCCACATTCGGGATCTCAAGCAAATATGGGAGTTTATGTTGCACTGCTTGAAGCTGGAGATAAAATTTTGGGAATGAGCCTTAGTGCAGGTGGACATTTGACACATGGTTATAAAATCAATTTTTCAGGAAAAAATTACATTGGATTGGAATATGGTCTAAATCCTGAAACAGAACTGATTGATTATGAAGCAGTCAGAGAAATTGCATTAAGAGAAAAACCTAAAATGATAGTTGCAGGAGCAAGTGCTTATTCAAGAATAATTGATTTTAAAAAATTTAGAGAAATTGCTGATGAAATTGGTGCGTATTTGATGGTAGATATGGCTCATATCGCTGGACTCGTAGCTGCTGGACTTCATCCAAATCCAATAGAATATGCAGATGTAGTAACTTCAACAACTCATAAAACTTTAAGAGGACCTCGTGGTGGAATAATTTTGACAAATAACGAAGAAATTGCAAAAAAAATTGATAAAACAATATTCCCTGGAATACAAGGAGGACCATTGGTTCATATAATTGCTGCAAAAGCAGTTGCATTTAAAGAGGCACTTAGCCCAGAATACAAAAAATATCAGGAACAAGTGGCAAAAAATGCAAAAATTCTGTCAGAAGAATTAGTAAAAGGTGGACTTAGAATTGTAAGTGGCGGTACTGACAACCATTTAATGCTTGTTGATTTACGTCCAATGGGAGTTACAGGAAAATTAGCCGAAGCAAAATTAGAAGAGGCTGGAATAACTTGTAATAAAAATGCTATTCCAAATGATCCTGAAAAACCATTTGTTACAAGTGGAATAAGACTGGGAACACCTGCAATTACAGCTCGTGGATTTAAGGAAGAGGAAACAAAACAGGTAGCACAATTTATATTGACTGTTTTAGAAAATATAAATGACAGTGAAAAAATTACTCAAGTAAAAGAGCAAGTTTTAAAGTTAACAGAAAAATTTCCACTTTATAAAAATAAATAA
- the rph gene encoding ribonuclease PH produces MRKNNRKNDEMREVKVTKNYIIHPEGSVLIEFGNTKVICNATVEEKIPRWLKGTGSGWITAEYSMLPRATNARVQRESTKGKLSGRTMEIQRLIGRALRAAIDLEKLGERTIMIDCDVIQADGGTRTASITGAYLALELAIEKLIDEGKLKEIPIKSKVAAISVGKVRNELLLDLEYEEDSRADVDMNIVMNDKGEFIELQGTGEEATFTHAELLKFIELSKNAFHKLFSL; encoded by the coding sequence GTGAGAAAAAATAATAGAAAAAATGATGAAATGAGAGAAGTAAAAGTAACAAAAAATTACATTATTCATCCAGAAGGTTCAGTTTTAATCGAATTTGGGAACACAAAAGTTATTTGTAATGCAACAGTTGAAGAAAAAATACCAAGGTGGCTTAAAGGAACAGGATCAGGATGGATAACGGCAGAATACAGCATGCTTCCAAGAGCAACAAATGCACGTGTCCAAAGGGAATCAACAAAAGGAAAACTTTCTGGAAGAACGATGGAAATCCAACGTTTAATTGGAAGAGCACTAAGAGCTGCAATAGACTTGGAAAAATTAGGAGAAAGAACAATAATGATAGACTGCGATGTAATTCAGGCAGACGGCGGTACAAGAACAGCTTCAATTACAGGAGCCTATCTCGCTTTGGAACTGGCAATTGAAAAATTGATAGATGAAGGAAAACTAAAAGAAATTCCAATAAAATCAAAAGTTGCAGCAATAAGTGTTGGGAAAGTTCGAAATGAACTTTTACTTGATTTAGAATATGAAGAAGACTCAAGAGCTGATGTAGATATGAACATTGTAATGAACGACAAAGGCGAATTTATTGAACTACAAGGTACAGGAGAAGAAGCAACTTTTACTCATGCGGAATTATTGAAGTTTATTGAATTATCAAAAAATGCCTTTCATAAGTTATTTAGTTTATAA
- a CDS encoding tetratricopeptide repeat protein produces MKKSGMEKLFDEYMKKIQAGDTKAINEIGLIFQNNYDNENAKKWFLKAIEAGDYECANNLGYLYASQHDFENAEKYYLIAIENEDYDALNNLAILYEQNGKNEEAEKYYLKAIEKNCEGAKENLLIFYNTTNQTEKLKDIYLQMAWKDDVNAMNRLGMIFGNEGNFKESEKWFLKAAALGDEHAKSNLKVLRSSLKKSN; encoded by the coding sequence ATGAAGAAAAGTGGAATGGAAAAATTATTTGACGAGTATATGAAAAAAATACAGGCTGGAGATACGAAGGCTATAAATGAAATTGGTCTTATTTTTCAAAATAATTATGATAATGAAAATGCGAAAAAGTGGTTTTTGAAGGCTATTGAAGCTGGAGATTATGAATGTGCGAATAACTTAGGGTATCTTTACGCTAGCCAACATGATTTTGAGAATGCTGAAAAGTATTATTTGATTGCAATTGAAAATGAAGATTATGATGCATTAAATAATTTAGCAATTTTATATGAACAAAATGGTAAAAATGAAGAAGCTGAGAAATATTACCTAAAAGCAATTGAAAAAAATTGTGAAGGAGCTAAGGAAAATTTACTTATATTTTATAATACAACAAATCAAACTGAAAAATTGAAAGATATTTATTTACAAATGGCTTGGAAAGATGATGTTAATGCAATGAACCGTTTAGGGATGATTTTTGGAAATGAAGGAAATTTTAAGGAATCTGAGAAATGGTTTTTGAAGGCTGCGGCACTTGGGGATGAGCATGCGAAAAGCAATTTAAAAGTGCTAAGAAGTAGTTTGAAAAAGTCTAATTAA
- a CDS encoding PTS sugar transporter subunit IIA, with translation MGLFDLFKKGKKEDDVKQEFDGKVKAPISGNLLPLSEVPDEVFAQKMVGDGIAIEPTASGVMLAPASGRVEKIFDTNHAFSIVTPSGIEIFVHFGMDTVQLEGKGFERIAEEGAVVKVGDPLIKYDYDFLKANAKSIITPVIISNYEDYASLNPVESGTATAGETVVLNVQK, from the coding sequence ATGGGATTATTTGATTTATTCAAAAAAGGTAAAAAAGAAGATGATGTTAAACAGGAATTTGACGGAAAAGTAAAAGCACCTATTTCAGGGAACCTATTACCTTTATCAGAAGTACCTGATGAAGTTTTCGCACAAAAAATGGTAGGAGATGGAATTGCTATCGAACCAACTGCGTCAGGAGTAATGTTAGCACCAGCTTCTGGAAGAGTAGAAAAAATCTTTGATACTAATCATGCTTTCAGTATTGTAACACCTTCTGGAATCGAAATTTTTGTTCACTTCGGAATGGATACAGTTCAATTGGAAGGAAAAGGATTTGAAAGAATCGCTGAAGAAGGAGCAGTAGTAAAAGTAGGAGATCCATTAATTAAATATGATTATGATTTCTTAAAAGCAAATGCAAAATCAATTATCACACCAGTAATTATTTCAAACTATGAAGATTATGCTTCATTAAACCCAGTTGAATCTGGAACTGCAACAGCTGGAGAAACAGTTGTACTAAATGTTCAAAAATAA
- a CDS encoding MATE family efflux transporter, giving the protein MASNINAICFILPSSIGTTVSSMISINMGIGNVKKSKDVFKVGWITGVTISILTIALILPISLPLVLTFTKVPKVIEIADKALHIYTYSVIGFSIFMIAQGVFIALGRTTIPLVMSVLRIWLLRYIFILLTQKYFGLYSIFWGNLFSNTLAGIIFFILVKAIDWKKVIKIVK; this is encoded by the coding sequence ATTGCTTCCAATATCAATGCAATCTGCTTTATTTTACCATCCTCAATAGGAACCACCGTTTCCTCAATGATTAGTATAAATATGGGAATTGGAAATGTAAAAAAATCTAAGGATGTGTTCAAGGTGGGCTGGATAACTGGCGTTACTATTTCAATTTTGACTATTGCCTTAATCCTGCCTATTTCATTACCACTCGTATTAACTTTTACAAAAGTTCCAAAAGTAATAGAAATTGCTGATAAAGCTCTCCATATTTATACTTATTCAGTAATTGGATTTAGTATTTTTATGATAGCACAAGGAGTTTTTATAGCACTTGGAAGAACAACAATTCCATTAGTTATGTCTGTTTTAAGAATTTGGCTATTAAGATATATTTTTATTTTATTAACACAAAAATATTTTGGACTTTATTCAATATTCTGGGGAAATTTATTTTCAAATACACTGGCTGGAATAATATTCTTTATTTTAGTAAAAGCTATCGATTGGAAAAAAGTAATAAAAATTGTAAAATAA